One window from the genome of Candidatus Chlorohelix allophototropha encodes:
- a CDS encoding Ldh family oxidoreductase has translation MVTLKIEKLLELGISKMTRNGVPQVEAEIAAPIYLEAELWGKRTHGFRHLYNNLIQYQEGASRRTELTVQRETPVSALVDGGFHFPYYIHHYANKLAIAKAQLNGVALVGMRNGGASGLLGYYSQMMAEAGLIGIVINTAPSVVVPPGGIIPMLSTNPLTIGVPRKNKPPVVLDMATSAGTFNQILVAQRDKKSLPEGMAVDLQGKPTTDPFATMDATNRPRLLPFAGYKGYGLAFMFELMCNSMLGTQTGNDKIDPIIHQPAHFNGLYLAIRPDLFVDEEVFEAQAEQLIHDIKASDKAPGVTEIRLPGEESQRRKAEILAKGEIELEDHTYEFLLS, from the coding sequence ATGGTAACCCTTAAAATTGAGAAATTGTTGGAATTGGGCATCTCCAAAATGACCCGCAACGGTGTGCCGCAGGTTGAGGCGGAAATCGCCGCGCCGATTTATCTGGAGGCGGAACTTTGGGGCAAGCGCACACATGGCTTTCGCCACCTGTACAATAACTTGATTCAGTATCAAGAGGGGGCTAGTCGCCGCACCGAACTGACGGTACAGCGCGAAACACCCGTGTCCGCGCTGGTGGATGGCGGTTTCCACTTTCCCTATTACATTCACCACTACGCCAACAAACTAGCAATTGCCAAAGCGCAGCTAAACGGTGTGGCGTTGGTGGGCATGCGCAACGGCGGGGCGAGCGGGTTACTAGGCTATTACAGCCAAATGATGGCAGAAGCAGGTTTAATCGGAATTGTGATAAACACCGCCCCTTCAGTGGTTGTGCCGCCCGGCGGGATAATACCCATGCTCAGCACCAACCCACTCACCATCGGCGTTCCGCGCAAGAATAAGCCCCCGGTGGTTTTGGATATGGCAACCAGCGCCGGAACTTTCAACCAGATTCTAGTAGCGCAGCGCGATAAAAAGTCTTTGCCAGAAGGCATGGCAGTTGATTTACAAGGTAAACCTACCACCGACCCCTTCGCCACGATGGATGCCACCAACCGCCCGCGCCTGTTGCCCTTTGCAGGATATAAAGGCTATGGCTTGGCATTTATGTTTGAGCTTATGTGCAACTCGATGCTTGGTACTCAAACGGGCAATGACAAAATCGACCCGATAATTCATCAACCCGCCCATTTCAATGGTCTGTATTTGGCAATTCGCCCCGATTTGTTCGTAGATGAGGAAGTGTTCGAAGCACAAGCCGAGCAGCTAATCCACGATATTAAAGCCAGCGATAAAGCGCCGGGCGTTACCGAGATTCGCTTGCCGGGAGAAGAAAGCCAGCGGCGCAAAGCCGAAATTCTGGCAAAGGGCGAAATCGAGCTTGAAGACCATACCTATGAGTTTTTGCTGAGTTAA
- a CDS encoding WbuC family cupin fold metalloprotein produces MLIPINETLIEQVRQQAQVSPRRRAIHRFHAHPDPIQRMLNAVEPDSYVMPHKHENPDKVEAFIILKGRAALFSFDESGTPTGCVLLEEGTTRLGVEVPPRTWHSLAALESGTVLYEVLEGPYLEETHKTFAVWAPPADDFEAGLAWVQRLKEHFGIG; encoded by the coding sequence GCAAGCGCAAGTTTCGCCCCGCCGCCGCGCCATCCATCGCTTCCACGCACATCCCGACCCGATACAGCGTATGCTGAATGCGGTAGAACCTGACAGCTATGTAATGCCGCATAAACATGAGAATCCTGATAAAGTCGAGGCGTTTATCATTCTGAAAGGACGCGCCGCCCTGTTCAGTTTCGATGAAAGCGGTACGCCTACCGGTTGCGTTTTGCTGGAAGAAGGAACAACCCGGCTTGGGGTAGAAGTACCACCTCGCACTTGGCACAGCCTCGCCGCTCTCGAATCCGGTACAGTGTTGTATGAGGTGCTGGAAGGTCCATATTTAGAGGAAACCCATAAAACTTTTGCCGTTTGGGCGCCTCCCGCCGATGATTTTGAAGCGGGGTTGGCATGGGTGCAGCGTTTAAAAGAACATTTTGGAATAGGCTAA
- a CDS encoding DUF6174 domain-containing protein, with product MYYRHEDKIRLGDFLKVVALLLTPLPFLIIWLILSNIPPGPDTGLAQQVTEAEQRWNAHGITDYRISVLTFYSGNWEFTYNMTVRGGVVTDYTATCKRGALNPVCPPPPYNLEEFTIPVIFGLAKEYAPQNGTWHGKNNEKTKVEIEFDPVYSYPSRIYYDPTLIFSTDDERHIIVKSFEKF from the coding sequence ATGTACTATAGGCATGAAGATAAAATCAGGCTGGGCGATTTCTTAAAGGTAGTAGCGCTGCTGCTTACCCCACTACCTTTTCTCATTATTTGGTTAATCTTGTCAAACATACCGCCCGGACCTGATACAGGACTAGCGCAGCAAGTAACGGAAGCAGAGCAGCGTTGGAACGCGCACGGCATCACCGATTACCGTATCAGCGTGTTAACTTTTTACAGTGGGAATTGGGAGTTTACCTACAATATGACCGTTAGAGGAGGAGTTGTCACAGATTATACTGCTACCTGTAAACGAGGCGCGCTTAACCCTGTATGTCCGCCCCCTCCTTATAATCTTGAAGAATTTACCATCCCGGTGATTTTTGGTTTGGCAAAAGAATATGCCCCGCAAAATGGAACTTGGCATGGAAAAAACAACGAGAAAACCAAAGTAGAGATTGAGTTTGACCCGGTCTATAGTTACCCGTCTAGAATATATTACGACCCGACATTAATTTTCTCTACCGATGATGAAAGACACATAATTGTAAAATCTTTCGAGAAATTTTAG